One segment of Marvinbryantia formatexigens DSM 14469 DNA contains the following:
- a CDS encoding glycoside hydrolase family 3 protein encodes MRKFFAAKSPEITKRELEHMELARAVAGECMVLLENDGTLPLAAGGKLALYGMGARHTIKGGTGSGDVNTRSNVTIEQGLAEAGYTITTGGWLDRNERKRTAEKDAYLRWMTEEAERRGCSPFLVSFSDPFAEPAPEMITEEDWRASETDTAVYVISRNSGEGSDRYDRPGDYRLYPEEKEQLAFLGRSYAKVVLVLNIGGVMDLSEIKEIPGIGAVLLMTQLGNIGGQVLADVLSGRVTPSGKLTDTWAKRYEDYPSAAAFSHNDGDVDDEYYTEGIYVGYRYFDTFGVKPLYCFGYGKSYTEFAIRTENVVVKNGQVILSVLVKNTGSEYAGKEVVQVYYSAPEGTLEKPYQELAAFAKTGLLAPGESEKLEIAFAVRDMASYCEKCASWVLEKGDYILRIGSSSADTQAAAVLTLKETVKTEILKNLFADAELPEELHADCTGAVTDDLCDAETMEEPGCDEGAAEAVEENGCGNRAAEEPGCGAGAAGGATQIPHILLCAAEIETRQAQYMEERELYTTDQTRMLTLADVKNGTCTVEELTAQLTVEELAELCVGTLRADGGSIVGNASYTVPGAAGDTSALLQETRGIKNMILADGPAGLRLQPVFKTNKDGELLPGGEILGDSYVSFDKNLEESQTDTYYQYCTAIPIGWALAQSWNLPALERIGAMVGREMEEFGIDLWLAPALNIHRNPLCGRNFEYYSEDPYVSGKAAAAITKGVQSCAGKGTTIKHFAANSQEDNRYFTNSHVSERALREIYLKGFEIAVKESQPFSIMTSYNLINGTHTANSRDLLQAAARDEWGFEGVIMTDWFTSQEQPALTGEAKVKYPISASTGCIYAGNDIQMPGCQKNVDDITEAVKSGREIDGYSVTLADLQYNAANVIRAVCRTSR; translated from the coding sequence ATGAGAAAATTTTTTGCGGCGAAATCGCCGGAGATAACAAAACGGGAACTGGAGCATATGGAACTGGCGCGCGCTGTGGCGGGCGAGTGTATGGTTCTGCTGGAAAACGACGGGACGCTTCCTCTGGCAGCAGGCGGAAAGCTTGCGCTGTACGGGATGGGAGCACGTCATACGATAAAAGGCGGTACCGGCTCCGGGGACGTAAATACCAGAAGCAATGTGACGATTGAGCAGGGTCTGGCGGAGGCTGGTTATACGATTACGACCGGCGGCTGGCTTGACCGCAATGAGCGGAAGCGGACGGCAGAGAAGGACGCATACCTGCGGTGGATGACGGAAGAGGCGGAACGCCGCGGTTGTTCCCCGTTCCTGGTGAGCTTTTCAGACCCGTTTGCGGAGCCCGCTCCGGAGATGATTACAGAGGAAGACTGGCGGGCATCGGAAACGGATACGGCAGTTTATGTGATATCCCGGAATTCCGGGGAGGGTTCGGACCGTTACGACAGACCGGGGGATTACCGGCTGTATCCGGAGGAAAAAGAGCAGCTTGCATTTCTGGGGCGCTCCTATGCAAAAGTAGTGCTGGTGCTGAACATTGGCGGTGTGATGGATTTGTCGGAGATAAAGGAAATACCGGGCATTGGGGCGGTGCTTCTGATGACACAGCTTGGCAACATCGGCGGGCAGGTTCTGGCGGATGTGCTGTCCGGCAGGGTGACGCCGTCCGGAAAACTGACGGATACCTGGGCAAAGCGCTATGAGGATTATCCGTCTGCGGCCGCCTTCAGCCACAATGACGGCGATGTGGACGACGAATATTATACCGAAGGAATTTATGTCGGCTATCGCTATTTTGATACTTTCGGGGTGAAACCACTGTATTGCTTTGGCTATGGAAAATCATATACGGAGTTTGCCATCCGCACAGAAAATGTAGTTGTGAAAAACGGACAGGTAATACTTTCTGTGCTTGTGAAGAATACGGGAAGTGAGTATGCAGGCAAAGAGGTCGTGCAGGTTTATTACTCTGCTCCGGAGGGAACGCTGGAAAAGCCGTATCAGGAGCTGGCGGCATTTGCCAAGACGGGACTTCTGGCACCGGGAGAGAGTGAGAAGCTGGAAATCGCCTTTGCGGTGCGCGATATGGCTTCGTACTGCGAAAAATGCGCATCCTGGGTGCTGGAAAAGGGCGATTATATCCTGCGTATTGGCAGCAGCTCGGCGGACACACAGGCTGCGGCGGTGCTGACGCTGAAGGAGACAGTAAAGACAGAGATTCTGAAAAATCTGTTTGCGGATGCAGAGCTGCCTGAGGAACTGCACGCAGACTGCACCGGAGCGGTCACGGATGACCTGTGCGATGCTGAAACAATGGAAGAGCCGGGCTGCGATGAGGGCGCTGCTGAAGCAGTGGAAGAGAACGGATGCGGCAACAGAGCGGCAGAAGAGCCGGGCTGCGGCGCGGGCGCTGCCGGGGGCGCGACACAGATACCGCACATCCTGTTGTGCGCGGCGGAAATTGAAACGAGGCAGGCACAGTACATGGAAGAGCGTGAGCTTTATACCACAGACCAGACGAGGATGCTCACGCTTGCGGATGTGAAAAACGGCACCTGCACCGTGGAGGAGCTGACGGCGCAGCTTACTGTGGAAGAGCTGGCGGAGCTGTGCGTTGGAACGCTGCGCGCGGACGGCGGTTCGATTGTCGGCAATGCGTCTTATACGGTTCCGGGCGCAGCAGGTGATACAAGTGCGCTTCTGCAGGAGACGCGCGGCATAAAAAATATGATTCTGGCGGATGGACCGGCAGGCCTCAGACTGCAGCCGGTCTTTAAGACGAACAAGGACGGAGAACTGCTTCCGGGCGGGGAGATTCTGGGAGACAGCTATGTGTCGTTTGACAAAAACCTGGAAGAATCGCAGACAGATACTTATTATCAGTATTGTACGGCTATCCCGATTGGCTGGGCGCTGGCGCAGTCCTGGAATCTGCCGGCACTGGAGCGGATTGGAGCAATGGTCGGAAGAGAGATGGAGGAATTTGGCATTGACCTCTGGCTGGCTCCTGCGCTGAATATCCACCGGAATCCGCTGTGCGGACGGAATTTTGAGTATTATTCTGAAGATCCGTATGTGAGCGGAAAAGCCGCCGCGGCGATTACAAAGGGTGTGCAGAGCTGCGCGGGAAAGGGAACGACCATCAAGCATTTTGCCGCTAACAGCCAGGAGGACAACCGCTACTTTACTAATTCACACGTCAGTGAGCGGGCGCTGCGGGAAATCTATCTGAAAGGTTTTGAGATTGCGGTGAAGGAATCGCAGCCGTTTTCTATCATGACCTCCTATAACCTGATAAACGGAACACATACGGCGAACAGCCGCGATTTGCTGCAGGCAGCGGCGCGGGATGAATGGGGATTTGAGGGCGTGATTATGACGGACTGGTTCACCTCGCAGGAGCAGCCGGCGCTTACCGGGGAGGCAAAGGTAAAATATCCGATATCAGCGTCAACCGGTTGTATTTATGCCGGAAATGATATTCAGATGCCGGGCTGCCAGAAGAATGTGGATGACATTACGGAGGCAGTGAAAAGCGGCAGGGAAATAGACGGTTACAGCGTTACGCTGGCAGATTTGCAGTACAATGCGGCAAATGTTATCCGGGCGGTGTGCAGGACTTCGCGATGA
- a CDS encoding ABC transporter ATP-binding protein, giving the protein MKKYKNAIRKNLYCFILGPFFMIIEACGEFILPYLNANIIDTGAANGDISYILRNGVYMILLALVMLAGGVFGAYFAIKGAARVAADVRMQTFVQIQKFSFANIDDFSTGSLITRITNDITQIQNFIQTLLRGCFRSPVMLVGGICMSFALNARLAVVICIVIPLLAAAIFFIIRTAAPRYTIMQNRLDAVNNRINETITNERVIKSFVREEYEKEKFSGVNEELMEKSIRALKMMILMQPVSALAVNVTMLAVVWIAGRQIMIGDMQIGTLTAFITYLSQILTALNFLANIVLQGTRAAASDRRITEVLEAEITLNDRNASEKEKTLQRGDIVFQDVSFRYFKQNHEKVLNNINLEIHHGEQVGIIGSTGSGKTTLVSLIPRLYDVDEGCVLVDGTDVREWSMEKLRAGVAVVLQKNTLFSGSIAENLRWGSEDASQEELVWACRTAHAEEFIETFPEKYETVLEQGGSNLSGGQRQRLCIARALLKHPKILILDDSTSAVDTATDACIRKSFREELQDTTKIIIAQRIHSVMDSDKLIVMDDGKIVDAGTHDELLMRCREYQEIYYSQVSKEE; this is encoded by the coding sequence ATGAAAAAATATAAAAATGCAATCCGGAAAAATTTATATTGTTTTATTTTAGGTCCTTTTTTTATGATTATTGAGGCGTGCGGCGAGTTTATCCTGCCGTATCTGAATGCAAATATCATTGATACGGGGGCGGCGAACGGCGATATTTCGTATATTCTGCGCAACGGCGTGTATATGATTCTGCTGGCGCTCGTCATGCTGGCAGGCGGTGTGTTCGGCGCGTATTTTGCGATTAAGGGGGCGGCGCGCGTTGCCGCGGATGTGCGGATGCAGACCTTTGTGCAGATTCAGAAGTTTTCTTTTGCCAATATTGATGATTTTTCCACTGGGTCGCTGATTACCCGTATTACAAATGATATCACGCAGATTCAGAACTTTATCCAGACGCTGCTGCGCGGCTGTTTTCGCAGTCCGGTGATGCTGGTCGGCGGCATCTGCATGTCCTTTGCGCTGAATGCGCGTCTGGCGGTCGTGATCTGCATCGTTATTCCGCTGCTGGCGGCGGCTATCTTTTTCATTATCCGGACAGCGGCGCCGCGCTACACGATCATGCAGAACCGGCTGGATGCTGTAAACAACCGGATAAATGAAACGATTACAAATGAACGGGTGATTAAATCCTTTGTCCGGGAGGAATACGAGAAAGAAAAATTCTCCGGGGTAAACGAAGAGCTGATGGAAAAGAGCATCCGTGCGCTGAAAATGATGATTTTAATGCAGCCGGTGTCTGCGCTGGCGGTCAATGTGACGATGCTCGCCGTGGTATGGATCGCCGGCAGGCAGATTATGATAGGGGATATGCAGATCGGTACGCTGACGGCGTTTATTACCTATCTGTCCCAGATTCTGACGGCGCTGAATTTTCTGGCAAATATTGTTCTCCAGGGCACGCGGGCGGCGGCTTCTGACCGTCGTATCACGGAGGTATTGGAGGCGGAAATTACCTTAAACGACAGAAATGCATCGGAAAAAGAAAAAACGCTGCAGCGGGGAGATATTGTATTCCAGGACGTGTCCTTCCGTTACTTTAAGCAGAACCACGAAAAGGTACTGAATAATATTAATCTGGAAATCCATCATGGAGAGCAGGTCGGCATCATCGGTTCCACAGGAAGCGGAAAGACAACACTGGTTTCACTGATCCCGCGCCTGTATGATGTGGACGAGGGCTGCGTCCTGGTGGACGGCACGGATGTGCGGGAGTGGTCGATGGAAAAGCTGCGCGCGGGCGTGGCGGTCGTGCTTCAGAAAAACACGCTGTTTTCCGGAAGCATTGCGGAAAACCTGCGCTGGGGCAGTGAGGACGCCAGTCAGGAGGAGCTGGTGTGGGCATGCAGGACCGCGCACGCGGAAGAATTTATCGAAACCTTTCCGGAAAAATATGAGACTGTGCTGGAGCAGGGCGGCAGTAACCTGTCCGGCGGACAGCGTCAGCGCCTCTGCATTGCGCGGGCGCTTCTGAAGCATCCGAAAATACTGATACTGGATGATTCTACCAGCGCGGTGGATACGGCGACGGACGCCTGTATCCGGAAATCCTTCCGTGAGGAGCTGCAGGACACCACCAAAATCATCATTGCCCAGCGTATCCACTCCGTGATGGATTCGGATAAGCTGATTGTGATGGATGATGGAAAAATTGTAGATGCGGGTACGCATGATGAACTGCTTATGCGCTGCCGGGAGTACCAGGAAATTTATTATTCACAGGTAAGTAAGGAGGAGTGA
- a CDS encoding ABC transporter ATP-binding protein — protein MDAERAMRLQKKYGHSSVEGNKKELNVGPGAGRGRAMGAVGKPQNLKDTVVRLFRYLGKERRQMALAMITAVIFSISSLAASYLLRPAINRFIYYDPADADISIRISGLFGALAVLALVYAINIFSQWLQQRLMLDVSQRSLRRMREELYAKLQTLPVSYFDNHAVGDVMSRFTNDVDAVGEMLNTTLIQIISGAISIVGTVVLMLYTNVILGLMTIILTPLLVLVSRWFIQKGRKAYVAQQQKLGVLNGFAQEMITGQKIIKVFNHEETATEEFGYLNEQLMETQIQAQFQAGVMGPVTHQLCNVIYALTACVGAVLVVKRGFDLGGLTVSVNYTRQFNRPINEIAMQMNNVFSALAGAERVFQVLDEEPEREEQETVPLKEIRGDVVVSHVNFGYCPGTPVLHDISLYAKPGQKIAFVGSTGAGKTTVTNLLSRFYDIEDGSITIDGVPIEKIERSFLRRNIAMVLQDTHLFTGTVRENIRYGRLDATDEEVEQAAKVASAHSFIMHLENGYDTILEHDGANLSQGQRQLLNIARAAISKAPILILDEATSSVDTRTERHIEEGMDAIMTNRTTFVIAHRLSTVRKSNAIMVLEKGRILERGTHEELLAQGGRYADLYHEIAQLE, from the coding sequence ATGGATGCAGAAAGAGCCATGCGTTTACAGAAGAAATATGGTCATTCTTCCGTGGAAGGAAATAAAAAAGAACTGAATGTGGGACCGGGAGCCGGCCGCGGGCGCGCAATGGGAGCGGTGGGGAAGCCGCAGAATCTAAAGGATACAGTCGTGCGTCTGTTCCGTTATCTCGGAAAAGAACGCAGGCAGATGGCGCTCGCCATGATAACGGCAGTGATTTTTTCGATTTCATCGCTGGCGGCGTCGTATCTGCTGCGGCCGGCAATCAACCGTTTTATTTATTACGACCCGGCAGACGCGGATATTTCCATCCGGATATCGGGACTTTTCGGGGCGCTTGCGGTGCTGGCGCTGGTATATGCCATCAATATTTTTTCGCAGTGGCTGCAGCAGCGTCTGATGCTGGATGTTTCGCAGCGTTCACTGCGGCGTATGCGCGAAGAATTATATGCAAAGCTGCAGACGCTTCCGGTTTCCTACTTTGATAATCATGCGGTGGGGGACGTGATGAGCCGCTTTACAAATGATGTGGATGCCGTCGGGGAAATGCTGAACACCACGCTTATCCAGATTATTTCCGGAGCGATTTCGATTGTCGGAACCGTTGTGCTGATGCTGTACACCAATGTAATTCTCGGTCTGATGACAATTATTCTGACACCGCTGCTGGTACTGGTGAGCAGATGGTTTATCCAGAAAGGCAGAAAAGCATATGTTGCGCAGCAGCAGAAGCTGGGGGTCTTAAACGGTTTTGCACAGGAAATGATTACCGGGCAGAAGATTATCAAGGTATTCAATCATGAAGAAACGGCGACGGAGGAATTCGGATATTTAAACGAACAACTGATGGAAACGCAGATCCAGGCGCAGTTCCAGGCGGGTGTGATGGGACCGGTGACGCATCAGCTCTGCAACGTGATTTATGCACTGACGGCGTGCGTGGGCGCTGTGCTGGTAGTGAAGCGGGGATTCGACCTTGGCGGACTGACAGTTTCCGTTAATTATACCCGGCAGTTTAACCGTCCCATCAATGAAATCGCCATGCAGATGAATAATGTTTTTTCTGCGCTTGCAGGTGCGGAGCGCGTCTTCCAGGTGCTGGATGAGGAACCGGAGCGGGAAGAGCAGGAGACAGTGCCGCTGAAAGAAATCAGAGGGGATGTGGTCGTCTCCCACGTGAATTTTGGTTATTGTCCGGGAACGCCGGTTCTGCACGATATTTCCCTGTATGCAAAGCCCGGACAGAAGATTGCTTTCGTTGGCTCCACCGGAGCGGGAAAAACAACCGTCACCAATCTGCTTTCGCGCTTTTATGATATAGAGGACGGCAGCATTACGATTGACGGTGTTCCGATTGAGAAAATCGAGCGCTCCTTCCTGCGCCGGAATATCGCTATGGTGCTTCAGGACACCCATCTTTTTACGGGAACGGTGCGGGAAAATATCCGTTATGGGAGGCTGGATGCCACAGATGAGGAGGTGGAGCAGGCGGCGAAGGTTGCCTCCGCCCATTCTTTTATCATGCATCTGGAAAACGGCTACGATACCATCCTTGAGCACGACGGCGCCAATCTCTCCCAGGGACAGCGCCAGCTTCTGAATATCGCCAGAGCGGCAATCTCAAAAGCGCCGATTCTGATTCTGGACGAGGCGACCAGCTCTGTAGATACCAGAACGGAGCGCCATATTGAGGAAGGCATGGACGCCATTATGACGAACCGCACGACCTTTGTAATTGCGCACAGGCTCTCCACCGTCCGCAAATCCAATGCCATTATGGTGCTGGAGAAGGGACGGATTCTGGAGCGGGGAACGCATGAGGAGCTGCTTGCCCAGGGCGGAAGATATGCCGACCTGTATCATGAGATCGCACAGCTTGAATAA
- a CDS encoding MarR family winged helix-turn-helix transcriptional regulator, with translation MRDYDRKDDLMCGEHHRKGGFHGRIEGFHIEDASLQELLIRAGYIAERKSGRQRGQNRILRILLENPKMSQRALQERLGIEPGSMSEILAKLEEKGFLVKEKDENDRRRMILTLTEEGKAVAGAESGNGEKPDKEEIFSSLTPDEQKRLKEMLRKLLTQWRMERRQRSRAAGLNDDRAETEKESGGSEEEYGK, from the coding sequence ATGAGAGATTATGACAGGAAAGATGATCTGATGTGTGGGGAGCATCACAGAAAAGGCGGCTTTCATGGACGCATAGAAGGGTTTCATATCGAAGATGCTTCCCTGCAGGAGCTGTTAATCAGAGCCGGCTATATTGCAGAGCGCAAGAGCGGAAGACAGAGAGGACAGAACCGCATCCTGAGGATTCTGCTGGAAAATCCAAAGATGAGCCAGCGGGCGCTGCAGGAGCGGCTTGGGATAGAGCCGGGGTCCATGAGTGAGATTCTTGCAAAGCTGGAGGAAAAGGGCTTTCTTGTGAAAGAAAAAGACGAAAATGACCGGCGCAGAATGATTCTTACGCTCACGGAAGAGGGAAAAGCGGTCGCCGGGGCTGAGAGCGGAAATGGTGAAAAACCGGATAAAGAGGAAATCTTTTCCTCCCTGACACCAGACGAGCAGAAGCGGTTGAAGGAAATGCTGCGAAAGCTTCTGACGCAATGGCGTATGGAAAGGCGGCAGCGCAGCAGGGCGGCGGGTCTGAACGATGACAGAGCAGAGACGGAAAAAGAATCTGGAGGATCAGAGGAAGAATACGGAAAATAA
- a CDS encoding YczE/YyaS/YitT family protein, with the protein MKRDYKNLLYRCLIMLVGLVIAHFGVTIYLLADLGADPFNVFVQGAFRSLQSLTDSAFLTHGRTHIAISLLIIFILLAVDRTYIKIGTILCMICGGPIIDFFTMLFSPVFAISHPVWADILAGIIACAILAFGMTIVIKSDAGTGPNDLVAVVISDKIHRSFSIVRIAVDVAFVAIGFILGGSFGIGTIICAFLVGPVAGFFLPYSEKYINVLLRCQGQKV; encoded by the coding sequence ATGAAAAGAGATTATAAGAATTTGCTATATCGTTGCCTTATTATGCTTGTGGGTCTGGTAATTGCTCACTTTGGTGTTACCATATATCTTCTTGCAGATCTGGGAGCGGATCCGTTTAATGTGTTTGTACAGGGAGCTTTTCGCAGCCTGCAGTCTTTGACGGACAGTGCGTTTCTGACACATGGAAGAACGCACATTGCGATTTCTCTTTTGATTATTTTCATACTTCTGGCAGTGGACAGGACATACATAAAGATTGGCACTATTTTGTGCATGATATGCGGAGGACCGATTATAGACTTTTTTACGATGCTGTTTTCGCCTGTTTTTGCAATCAGTCATCCGGTGTGGGCGGACATACTGGCGGGAATTATTGCCTGTGCGATTCTTGCTTTTGGGATGACGATCGTGATAAAGTCCGATGCCGGAACCGGACCAAATGACCTTGTAGCGGTCGTTATCAGCGATAAGATCCACCGTAGCTTCAGCATTGTGCGTATTGCGGTTGATGTGGCATTTGTGGCAATTGGATTTATCCTGGGCGGCTCTTTTGGAATTGGAACTATTATCTGCGCGTTCCTGGTCGGACCAGTCGCAGGCTTTTTCCTTCCGTACAGCGAAAAATATATAAACGTATTATTAAGATGCCAGGGTCAAAAGGTCTAA
- the rsxC gene encoding electron transport complex subunit RsxC, which yields MENYTKYKLKSNEELVSLLAGKDNLFIVACNKCFKEFETVDEPDCDELVKLVAEQGKTITGSARVDFLCNKIQTEKKMQGMIPEGTENVLVISCGLGIQTVADMAGKPVYAASNSLNYTGHHGMALTKKSCDACAQCYLNITGGICPIVDCSKSLVNGQCGGAKDGKCEVDCNKDCAWEKIYRRLEKQGRLEEFLNQPVQIRDYSKVNFKVINDYVKSVRESRLAGYYGGVHPSERKEYTEHLPLERFPEPEEVVIPLSMHAGAPANPVVQVGDTVKVGQKIGEAAAFISSPIHSSVSGTVVAIEPHGHATRGECLSVVIRSDGKNTLDESVKPHKSLDELTPDEIVEIVREAGIVGMGGAGFPTSVKLKPPKPIDTILLNGCECEPYLTADHRVLLEFADDVIYGLKAIIKTVNAEKGLIVIEDNKPDAIELMQAKTADCDNIEVVVAKTKYPQGAEKMLIKRVMGRQVPRGGLPADVGCVVSNISTTKAISDAIQKGMPLIERVVTVTGERVKKPGNYIVKIGTNTKDLIDYCGGLVGDDITIKAGGPMMGFVLKDTNVPIMKGSNGIIAIDTDYSVEQPCIKCGRCVDVCPMELSPLYFSKYADEQNWQGMKDMNVMDCVECRSCEYICSSRIPLVSKIKAGKSAVRGMK from the coding sequence TTGGAAAACTATACCAAGTATAAGTTAAAAAGCAACGAAGAACTGGTGTCCCTGCTGGCCGGGAAGGACAACCTGTTTATTGTTGCCTGTAACAAGTGCTTCAAAGAGTTTGAAACCGTTGACGAGCCGGATTGTGACGAGCTTGTAAAGCTTGTAGCCGAACAGGGCAAAACAATCACAGGCAGCGCCAGGGTTGATTTTTTATGTAACAAAATCCAGACAGAGAAAAAGATGCAGGGCATGATTCCGGAAGGAACGGAAAATGTTCTTGTGATTTCCTGCGGTCTTGGCATCCAGACGGTTGCGGATATGGCAGGAAAGCCCGTATATGCGGCCAGCAATTCACTGAATTATACGGGGCATCACGGCATGGCGCTGACAAAGAAGAGCTGTGATGCGTGCGCGCAGTGTTATCTGAACATCACCGGCGGTATCTGTCCGATTGTTGACTGTTCCAAGAGCCTTGTAAACGGACAGTGCGGAGGCGCGAAGGACGGAAAATGTGAGGTAGACTGCAATAAGGACTGCGCATGGGAGAAAATCTACAGAAGACTGGAGAAGCAGGGACGTCTGGAAGAGTTTCTGAACCAGCCGGTGCAGATACGTGATTATTCAAAGGTGAACTTTAAGGTCATCAATGATTATGTGAAATCTGTCCGCGAGAGCCGTCTTGCGGGCTATTACGGCGGCGTTCATCCCTCGGAGCGCAAGGAATATACAGAGCATCTTCCGCTTGAAAGATTCCCGGAGCCGGAAGAAGTGGTTATTCCGCTGTCCATGCATGCCGGTGCTCCGGCAAACCCGGTTGTGCAGGTGGGCGACACCGTGAAGGTCGGACAGAAGATCGGCGAAGCGGCAGCCTTCATCAGCAGCCCGATCCACTCCAGCGTGAGCGGAACGGTCGTTGCGATCGAGCCGCACGGACATGCGACAAGAGGCGAATGTCTTTCCGTTGTGATCCGTTCAGACGGAAAAAATACGCTGGACGAATCCGTAAAGCCGCATAAATCTCTTGATGAGCTTACCCCGGACGAAATCGTTGAGATTGTCCGCGAGGCTGGAATCGTCGGCATGGGCGGAGCCGGATTCCCGACATCTGTAAAACTGAAACCGCCGAAACCGATCGACACGATCCTGCTGAACGGCTGCGAGTGCGAGCCGTATCTGACGGCGGACCACCGGGTACTCCTGGAGTTTGCAGATGATGTTATCTATGGCCTGAAAGCAATCATCAAAACCGTCAATGCGGAAAAAGGTCTGATCGTTATTGAGGACAACAAGCCGGACGCTATCGAGCTGATGCAGGCAAAGACGGCGGACTGCGATAATATTGAAGTAGTCGTAGCAAAAACAAAATACCCGCAGGGCGCTGAAAAAATGCTGATCAAGCGCGTGATGGGCAGACAGGTGCCGCGCGGAGGGCTGCCTGCAGATGTAGGCTGCGTTGTCAGCAATATCAGCACCACAAAAGCGATTTCCGACGCCATTCAGAAGGGTATGCCGCTGATTGAGCGCGTTGTGACAGTGACCGGTGAGAGAGTGAAGAAGCCGGGCAACTATATTGTAAAGATCGGTACCAATACAAAGGATCTGATAGACTACTGCGGCGGTCTGGTGGGCGATGATATCACCATCAAGGCGGGCGGTCCGATGATGGGCTTTGTACTGAAGGATACAAACGTACCGATTATGAAAGGTTCCAATGGCATTATTGCGATTGATACCGATTACTCTGTGGAGCAGCCGTGTATCAAGTGCGGACGCTGCGTGGACGTATGTCCGATGGAGCTCTCCCCGCTGTATTTCTCAAAATATGCGGATGAGCAGAACTGGCAGGGAATGAAAGATATGAATGTCATGGACTGTGTGGAGTGCAGAAGTTGCGAATATATCTGTTCCTCCAGAATCCCGTTGGTGAGCAAGATAAAAGCCGGAAAAAGTGCGGTAAGGGGGATGAAGTAA
- a CDS encoding methylenetetrahydrofolate reductase C-terminal domain-containing protein, whose translation MLITQLKSKETIASLVDGKVFIIHCHGCKEVHFPEKEALELQKELEAEGKLTGAITTDYICNPDNMKLRLEKHKDEIAEADMILVLSCGVGVQTVAEYFEDKKVCAACDTYPLPGFQGVTPLEYDCKQCGECYLNLTGGICPITACFKSLVNGQCGGSKNGMCEVDGDMECGWERIYRRLAQIGRLDVLKCPTQIRNFATDDEVSKR comes from the coding sequence ATGTTAATTACCCAGTTAAAATCCAAAGAGACAATCGCATCACTGGTAGATGGGAAGGTTTTTATCATTCACTGCCACGGATGCAAGGAAGTGCATTTCCCGGAAAAGGAAGCTCTGGAGCTTCAGAAGGAGCTGGAAGCAGAAGGAAAGCTGACGGGAGCGATTACAACGGATTATATCTGTAATCCGGATAATATGAAGCTGCGTCTGGAAAAACACAAAGACGAGATCGCGGAGGCGGACATGATACTGGTGCTCTCCTGCGGCGTTGGCGTGCAGACGGTTGCAGAATACTTTGAGGATAAAAAGGTTTGCGCCGCGTGCGATACATATCCGCTGCCCGGATTCCAGGGTGTGACACCGCTGGAGTACGACTGCAAACAGTGCGGCGAGTGTTATCTGAATCTGACCGGCGGCATCTGCCCGATTACGGCATGTTTCAAGAGCCTTGTGAACGGACAGTGCGGAGGATCGAAAAATGGTATGTGCGAAGTGGACGGCGACATGGAGTGCGGATGGGAACGCATCTACCGGCGTCTGGCGCAGATTGGTCGGCTGGATGTGCTGAAATGTCCGACGCAGATACGCAATTTCGCAACTGACGACGAAGTTTCTAAGAGATAA